TGAACATATGTAGGTTTTACAGCACCATTTTTGACCTGATCTCTCACATAGTGACAATCAacttcaatgtgctttgttcttgcatGAAAATAAGATTAGCAGCTATATAAAGAGCTGCTTGATTATCACAAAATAACTGAACAGGACCCAAATCATTTAAGCCAAGATCTTTCAACAAACTGACCATCCAAGTGATTTCACAACATGTTAAAGCCATAGACCTGTACTCTGCCTAGGCTGATGACCTTGACATCACATTTTGTTTTTTTGATTTCCATGAAACTGGAGAATCTCCAAGTAAAATACATTATCCTGTGGTTGAACTTCTTGCCATAGGACAACTAGCCCAATCTGAATCACAAAAAGCTTTTAGTTCAACTGCAGAATTGCTAGCAAGTAAAATACCTTGTGCAGGAGCTTGAAGCAAATATCTTAACAAGTGTTTAGCTGCTTGATGATGAACAGATGTTGGTGTTTGCATGAATTGGCTAAGAAGCTGCACACTATAACATATATCTGGTCTTGTTATAGTTAGGTAAATAAGCTTCCCAATTAGCCTTCTATACACTTCTGGATCAGCTAATGGAGTACCAATGTCAGCCTGCAATTTAGTGTTAGGATCTAAAGGCAACTTGTATGGTTTGCATTTTAACACTCTATATTCTTTAAGCAGATCCATAGTATACTTTTGTTGACTTACAAATATACCTTGTTTTGATTTTGACACCTTAAGCCCCAAAAAATAACTCACAGTTCCAAGATCCTTcatatgaaaatgagtttttaATTGCTCTTTGAGAAGGCTTATATGAGTCTCACTGTTACCAGTAATAAGAAGGTCATCTACATACACTAAAATAGCTGTAAATTGTTCCTCATCCTTCTTTATGAACAAAGAATAGTCAGCTTTAGACTACACATATCCAAAACTTAAAAAAGCAGAAGATAACTTTGCAAACCACTGTCTTGCTGCTTGTTTTAAACCATAGagagacttctttaacttgcaaacCTTGGATTTATCAACTGGAATATCTTGTCCAGGCTCCCCCTTTCCAGAATAACCCAATGGCATAGTCATATAGACTTCTTCAAGCAAATTACCATGTAAGAAAGCATTGGACACATCCATTTGACACAATTCCTAATCAAACATGGCTGCCACTGCTGACAATGATCTTACAGTCACCATTTTTGCTGCAGGAGCAaaattttcttcataatctatacCTTGCCTTTGTCTATTTCCATTTACTACCAGCCTAGCCATTTTTCTGTCAATAGATCCATCTGCTTTTAGCTTTGTTTTGTAGATCCAGTGAAAAGTGATTGCCTTCTTCCCTGGAGGTAAATCATTTATTTCCCATGTACCATTTTCTTCTAATGCCTGTATGTCTGAATTCATTGCATCACACCAATCTGGATGTATTATGGCTTCTTTGAAATACTTTGGATCACTATTAGTCATTAAAACTGTGACATAAGCTTTAAACTTATCTTCCAGGCATGGTGAAGACACTTGATTCACAATTGGAACATGTGACAATTTGGCTTGACTGGATGGCAAAACATAGTCTTTATGCCACACAGGAGCTGCAGAAGTCGTTGATGATCTTCTCAAACCACTAGAAGTAGTTGTATTTATAGTATTAGTATTTGTAATTGGATCATCATTGGTTGTACATAGTAGAACCATCATTTGTTGTAGTAGAACTGACATTGACTTCTGCATCTCTTATTATTTCTTGCATCACAGGAAAATCATAATCTACTTGAACTAAAGATATATTAACTGGCATAGGCTTTAGAAACTTTTGAATTGAATTACTGGAgtatggaaaaatatgttcatgaaACAGAACATCTCTAGACACAAAAGTACTCTTGGTTAGCAGATTTAACAATTTGTATCCTTTTTGATGAGCAGGATACCCCAAAAAGACACAAGTAACCCCTTTTTCACTAAATTTATCAGTGTTTCTAGAAGGATTACTTGCTAAAGCTAAACACCCAAACACTCTTAAATGATCATATGTAGGAGACTTGTTCAGAAgaatctcataaggtgttttgttCTTCAAAACTGAAGAAGGTATTTTGTTAATTAAGTATACTGCGATCAAAACACAATCACCCCAAAACTGTAGTGGAAGATGTGCTTGAAATCTTAGAGCTCTAGCTATTTCTAAGATATGTCTATGTTTCCTCTCAAACCTGCCATTTTGTTGTGGCCTATCAGGGCATGACATTTGTTGAATCACCCCATTTGCAGACAACAACACCTCTAAACTACCCTTTATAAACTCAAGGGCATTATCAGATCTAACAATTTTGATCTTCTTTTTAAACTGATTTTCAACAAAGGCCATGAATTTTTTTGAAAACTTTAAAATAATCACTTTTATTGACAAGCAAATATATCCATGTTGCCCTGCTACAATCATCAACTAGAGTCAAGAAATATATGTACTTTCTTTGTGTTGGAACTTTATAAGGACCTCATATGTCCATATGCACAAGATCAAAACATTCATCAAAATGTGAATCACTAAGTTGATAAGGCAATTTTGTAAATTTTGCCATGGGACAAGACAAACAAACTTCTTTATTTTCCACAATTTGCTTGGATGAAACAGAAGGAATACATTTGAGTTTTGAATCAGATATATGCCCCAGCCTATGGTGCCAAAGGCTATATGACAACACAAGTCTGCTAGAGTTTGCACTACAACCTTCTTTTATAGAAAACAAACTAGAAACATCAACAGACTCAGATATCAAACTAACCATTTTCTTGTCTATTTGATGCAGAGGAACATTCATCAAATAGTACAGATCTTCTTTCCTTTCACCCGGTCCTATCACTTTCTTGGTTGTCAAGTCCAGAATTACACAAAATTGAGAAAAGAATATTACCACATAGGGTTTATccttagtcaattttggtacaGAAAACAAGCTGAACTTGAAAGAAGGTACAACAAGAACATCATTAAGTTCCAGTTGATTATCTAATTTTGCTTGCCTAATGTGTGATATAATAGATGTATTGCCATCAGGCAATCTTATTTGTGGTTTAAACATAACAATTTTCAAATCTTTTAACTTGTTAGTAACAGGTGTCATATGATCAGTGGCTCCTGTATCTAGTATCCATTGAGTGCATTGGTTACCACATAATGATGTTTTAGTAGTAATACCTGCAAAACGATGATCAATCTCATCACTAAAATCATCTGCTTGTGCACCAGATTGAGACAACTGAGGCAAACACTTTAGAAGTTGTTCAAACTGTTCAGAAGTAAATACAACACTACTTCCTTGAACATTAGCAGCAGTCTTCTTTGTTGCAATGAAAATACCTGCAGGTTTGACTTTGTTGTTTGAAGACTGTTTACCATTGAACCTGCTTTTGTAGTGCCATGGAGGATAACATATCCTTTCCCAACACTTTTCGGGTGAATGCCCTTTATTACCACAAGTAGCACATTTATCACTCGTCACTAGTACCACCAAACTTATCACTAGCACCACCAAAACTAGTTTTACCACCAAAACCGACCTTACTATACAAAGcagttaatggtgtatcctagaggAAACACGCATAAAGgcaccatttttatacagaaaaatggatcaggCAACATAAAACATAATGAAATTTGGCAATTTTCAGTGATTGCCGCTCAGCGTTtaacaggccgcccagcgtcaagcgtaagccctgcaggcagcttctatgcataagccctttaactcagcgcgtgaacggcacgcaacCATGTCTGCACATGCCACTGACATTCCAGATACTTcatgtaacagaaccattcagtgattgacacgtgtatcccgtgaatttcggacattctacgcctataaatagaccccctgggtcaccacatttcatatcattctgatctgaacttcagtcagagagaagtacactttctctctcacacagttctttctcactctaaagtaacattagccgcttagcagcagtacgctagatggatcattacagattgatccacagattgattgaggccaccccacagatcttacatctgtgctccgggtctgcagagattatttctcgagggcaaacaacaatcaacagtatacgccacacgctgagcatcTATTGTCTTGTattggtaccttacagccgctataggGAAAATCATACCAACATATGGCGCCATCCGTTATAAATAATCACTCAACTTTCAAGAGCACCAAAAGGCGTAATTGTCATATAGCACCCATTGAAACAAACATGATACATTCATGGCAAGCCGGACAATGGAGAAAAGCAGAAACATTAGAGGACTGGAAACAAGAAATGATTGCTTTTCCTTCCATGTTTAACACCAATCCATCTGACGCTCCTGTAGTGATTGAAGCTCGAATAGAAAATTGTGTTGTTGGAGGAATATATACTGATACCGGAGTAGGAGCAGATatcatgtatgaacattgttttATACAACTACCGGACAGAGTTAAGGAAAAGCTAAAGGACACATTTGTTCCCTTAGCAAGTTTTGCTAATGATCCGTCATGGTCAGAAGGAAGCATAGTTTTAGAAGTagtattgggaaaaatgccatttaaaAGAACTGCTCATATCGAATTTTTGGTTGTGAAAGCAAATTCGCAGTATAATGCCATTTTAAGACGATCAGCTATGATGACATTCGGAGCTGTGACGTCAACAGTACATGGAATGATGAAATTTCCCACACCGGCTGGCATCGCCACGCTGTACGCTGAACGGAGAAGACCAATAGAATGTGTACAAATAAACAGAACAGCTGTTAACCCAATCATTCATGAAGATGGGTCAATATCACCAAATCcagagttttcagatcagaaaatcataattggaaACACAATAGCAAAAGAAACAAAAGAAAAGCTTTACAAAATCTTAGCCACAAATTTGGATTTTTTTTGCATGGCAAGATTCTGATATGACTGGAGTACCACGTCATGTAGCTGaacataagtttggtgtgaatcctAATATCCCACCAGTGTGTCAAAAGAAAAGAGGCATGGCTCCAGATCGAACAAAATTTCTCAGAGAAGAAGTTAAAAATTGGTGGATGCTGAAATATTGAGGGAAGTAAAATACCAGACATGGGTAGCAACCCGGTTATGGTAAGAAAGACATATAATTAATGGAGGATGTGTGTAGACTTCACAAATttaaataaagcatgtccaaaagaCAATTATCCTTTAGCAGAAATAGATTGGAAAGTGGAGTCTGTAAGTGGGTATCAGTTTAAATCCTTTTTGGATGCATTCAAGGGATGTCATCAAATCCCAATGGCAATAGGTGATCAAGATAAAACAGCATTCCACACACCAGATGGAATTTTTTGCTATATCATGATGCCTTTCGGATTGAAGAATGCAGGGGCAACTTACCAGCACGTAATTGATAAAGCATTTAAAGATCAAATAGGTAAAAATGTAGAAgcctatgttgatgacattgttatCAAGAGCCATACAGAAGACAGTATGCTCAGAGATACTCTTGAAACGTTTGAATCATTATGAAAGGTCAATATGAAATTGAATCCTAAGAAGTGCACTTTTGGTGTAGAAGAAGGCAAATTCTTAAGTTATATTGTTACAGAGAGGGGAATCaaggctaatccaaaaaagattcaAGCAATTGAAAATATGGTATCTCCTAAAACAAAGAAAGAAGTTCAAAGCCTGAATGGAAGATTGGCAGCTTTAATAAGGTTTCTATCAAGAGCAGCAGATCGATCACTAGGTTTTAAAGAGCTGTTTGAACAAAAAAGATTTTAAATGGACAGAAGAAGCAGAAAAAGCTTTTCAGGATATTCAGCAACTCTTGAAAGAATTACCTACTTTAACTGCACCAATAGAAGGAGAAACGTTAATTTTGCGTTTGGTTGCTTCCGCAGAGGCCATCAGTTCGGTCTTGATCGCAGAACGGAAGGGAATACAAATGCCTATATACTTTGTCAGTAAAATATTGCAGCAAAGTGAAGTTAACTATCCACCAATTGAAAAATTGGTGTATGCTTTAACATACACAGCTAGGCGACTCAgaagatattttcaagcacattcaATCCTAGTAATGACAGACCAGCCGATAAAACATATTTTGAGAAATCCAAAGTCATCAGGACGACTAGCAAAATGGGCAATTGAATTGGGAGAATATGAAATAAAATTTTCGCCTCGACATGCAGTTAAAggtcaaattttggcagatttgtTATTAGAAACAACAGAAAAGGTCGATCATTCGCAAAATGTTAAAGATAGCAATCATGTTTGGGAGTTGCACACTGATGGTGCATCAAGTGAGGAAGGTGTTGGTGTAGGGTTAGTACTTACTAGTCCAGAAGGTG
This genomic window from Rutidosis leptorrhynchoides isolate AG116_Rl617_1_P2 chromosome 2, CSIRO_AGI_Rlap_v1, whole genome shotgun sequence contains:
- the LOC139888172 gene encoding uncharacterized mitochondrial protein AtMg00810-like, coding for MDVSNAFLHGNLLEEVYMTMPLGYSGKGEPGQDIPVDKSKSKADYSLFIKKDEEQFTAILVYVDDLLITGNSETHISLLKEQLKTHFHMKDLGTVSYFLGLKVSKSKQGIFVSQQKYTMDLLKEYRVLKCKPYKLPLDPNTKLQADIGTPLADPEVYRRLIGKLIYLTITRPDICYSVQLLSQFMQTPTSVHHQAAKHLLRYLLQAPAQGILLASNSAVELKAFCDSDWASCPMARSSTTG